The genomic window TCTCCAAGCAGGCGTAGAATATGCCCTCGCTTGTACTGGCTTTGCAATTCGCCCATTGTAGTATGGGCAGGGATTTTGGATTATGGCTAACCAAACGCCGCAGCACGATCATTCACATCAATTAAGTGCTTTAGCCACCCGCGAACGCGAATTGATCAAACATTTAATCGAGCACCCCACAATTAGCAAAAATACCAATCATCAATTTGAGGCCGACCAAACCTTTGGTGAGCGTTTGGCCGATCGAGTAGCGGCGTTTGGTGGTTCTTGGCCCTTCTTGATCGGCTTTTCCAGCGCTTTGCTCGGTTGGATGCTACTGAATGGGCTATTCTTGGTCAAACCGTTCGATCCCTATCCCTTTATTTTGTTAAATTTGGTGCTATCGAGCGTTGCAGCTTTGCAAGCGCCAATTATCATGATGTCGCAAAGTCGGCAGGCCGCCAAAGATCGGCTTGATGCCAGCCACGATTATGAGATTAATCTCAAGGCCGAGCTGGAAATTCAGCGGCTACATAATAAAATTGACGAGCTACGCGAAGCTCAATGGCACGAGCTAGTACAGCTGCAACAAGAGCAAATTCGCTTGCTCAACCAAATTTTAAGCCAACGCCCCGAATAAGCACCCAACTCGTTAACTTTCCGGTTATGTTGCCTTGTCATACTGCTACTATCAATCCCAAAAGGCTTTCAATCCTAGGAGCAAGCAGATGGATGTAGCACTCAGAAAATCACAACGCCATGGCAACCTGTTGTTGGTTGGTTTGTGTCTGCTTTTATTATTGGTTGGCATGCATTTGGGCTATCAGTTAGCACATTCCACTCAGCAACAGTTTCATGTCACCAACCCAGTGATTAAATGCCATTATCTCTGCAAAATGAGCATCAGCGAGTAAAAACTATTTTTTGGCGCAGGGTATACATTAATTAACGTCTCAATTTCAAGTTCAATTTAACTGTATTCATGGGTGTTTAAACTAAAAATTATTCATTTTAAGCTTCTCTTTCAAACTTCTTGCAGATTTATTCAGTACTTCTAACCTAATACCACATTAACCATCCGGTACGTCCTAGAAAATGACTAGGCCAAAGGAGCGGCTATTTTAGTTTGTGCTGCTACAAAAGTACTTGACTAGAAGTACTAACGCTTATTCCACAGAAGTACGGTAAATAGTTAACGCTTTGGTTGCTTGTGTAAATCGCTTTTTTAATAAAAAATAAAGATCTAAATTATTGATTTGGTTCAGTGAGCATCAGCATTACAATCAAGCACCACACTCGCGAGCCTTCAGCCATTGCGAGAGGTTTGTATGTCAGGTAGCACGATTCAGTTTCCACAAAAATTTCAAGGTATTTTCAAGCGTTCTCAAGCCAGCTTCGCCCCCCATCTCCAAGTCGCCCGCCAGTTACTCAATAGTCTGAACATCCCAGCGCCGTTGCAACATGTCTGGGATTATGTGGTCGTGGACAATCCACAGCCATCGTTCATTCTATTGCCATTGCTCTATTTGAGTTTGGCTGAGCAATTGGGCGGGATTACACCAGCCCATCAACGGGCGCTGCCAGTAATTATGTTAACCATGGAAGCGGTTGCAGTGATGGATGATACGGTTGATATTGCCAGCCAACGCTCGGAGCGAGCAACCGTGCCTGCCCGCTTCGGCGTAACCCAAGCCACGCCAATCGCCACCAGTCTCACCGCAACCATCGCCGAATTGGCGGTCGAAATTGACCCACGTTTGGTTCAGCCAACCATGAATTTTCTGCGCGAATTAGGCGCGTTGCAAATTTGGGAAGTCGAACATAGTTATCCTGAGCAGGCTGAATGGGACGAATGGATGCAGCAACGCTATCGCCAAGGCCAAATTGCCACCGAATTTGCCCTCAATTTGGCCCTGATGTACCACCGCCAAGCGCCATTTCCGGCCACGCCTGCCTATTTCTTTGCCCAAATAATGCAAGATGTTGATGATGTGGTGGGCCTTTTAGAGCAACGAGTGCAATTCGGCGAGGGCTGTGATCTTCAGCGCGGTCGGGTTATTGCCCCGCTCGCTGATGCGTGTGATAATAATATTCAGCTAGCTAGCTTAATCAGCCAGCTTTGGCGTAAAAAACAAGCCTTGTTGGCCGAATCCAATCAAACAACCTTCCAACAACTCAACCAACATGTGCTCGAAGCCGGATTAGCCACAACCCTTGATCGCTTGACCCAGATTGCCATAGCCTGCGAAGAACAAACGCCTCCAGAACTCCAAGCTTGGATGCACGATGTGATTTGCACTTTTATGGCTCGCCTCAGCGGCGTTGGCCTAGCGCAAGCCCAAACAGCCTAGTGCCATGGTGCGCCCACTGATGGCTTACAATCGTGATAGTCGCGGCTATCAGTGGAGCAATCATGAAGGATGGATGGGGTAATTTAGCGCAATCATGGTTCAACGCCTATCAACGCATCGGCCAACAACTCGATCCATTGCCGTGGATCACATGGCTGATTGCCTGCTTTAGTGTTGGAGTCGGCACATTAGGCTTGGCTGGCCTTGATCAAGCTGCACCCAAACTGTTAATTTGGATTGATTTTGGCCTAGCGTTATATCTATTTTGGCTGGGCTGGGTGGTCTATCGCCGCCCAAACTTGGGTTGGCCACGCTGGTTAATTGTGCTCAGCATGACTGCAACCTGTTTGATCGCCCTCAGCATTGTCGAGCTTGAAAGCGCGGCGGTGGTTTTAGTAACCGTGCCAATTCTGCTGACCATTATCGCCACTGGTCGCTTATGGCCGATCGTTAGTTATCCAGCGTTTATGCTGGTTGCGGCGCTGGTTCACCCCGCGGGCTGGAGTTTGTTTAACCCAGCGGTAATTGTGTTTAATTTGTTGTTGTTTTTGACGATGTGGCAATTGCGCAGCTCGGCCAGTCGCGCCACCCAAATTCAGGTGCTGGCCAAAGCCCAGCTTGAGCAAGAACAACAAGCGCGTCAATTTATTCGCTTTTTTCAGCACGAATTACGCGGCTATAGCAGTGGCTTAGAAGGGCTAGTGCCAATTTTTGAGCGTTTTTTGGCCAACGTACCACAACAAAATGCTGGTATTAGCAGCGCCGAAGCGTTGAATGCGCTAGCGACTACAACCCAACATCTTAAGCAATTAACCACTCAATTATTAATTTTGACCCGCGATGGAGTGCTGCAAGTCCAACAATTACAAACTCTCAATTTAGCCGAGTTATTACAACAAATTGTCAATGAGGTGCGCACCTCACATCAGCTTGATCCTGAGCACCTGCGTTTGAGTTTATGCAAACAGCAACCAGTCTTAATTAAAGGCAATGATCTGTTTCTTACTTTAGCCTTACGCACAATTATTCAAAATTCAATCGAGGCCAACCCAAGCTCGATCGCTGGGCAACAGATTAGCCTTGAGTGCTGTACCAACAACGAAATGGCCGTGATTAGCATTAGTGATCAAGGCATGGGCTACCCCAAAGAATTGCTGCAACGCCTCGCCACCAATCAGATTCCGGCGGTGCTAGGCTGGAGCGGCAAGCTTGGCGGTAATGGGCTAGGCTTGGCATTAATTATGCAGGTTGCTCGGTTGCATCAAGGCTCGGTTCGTTTTGAAAATCAGGCTCAAGGCGGCGCACGCACCAGTTTGGCCTTACCGCGCATTTAGGCAATGAGCTGATTGGTAGCCCAGGGTACAGGCAAGCCCACACATGTCCAGCCTGCGCCATGCAAGCGCTGCTGATAGATCCATTCGATGGCTTGGGCAACCTCGTTTTGGGCTAAATGTTTGCTAATAAAGCCATCGAAGCCAACCGAACGAAACAAGCTATCAACATCTTCATAGGCACTCCAGCCAATGAGCAAGGCCTCGGGATGCAAGGCTGGGTGCAATGTGCGATTGGTACGCAAGCGATAAATAATATGCAGCGGCGTGCGCCCAACCATCGCATAATCAACCACCATCAAACGAATACTTTGGGCTGGATATAAATCGAGTTGACGTTCGAGATCGCCAACCGAACTAACCCGATCACAGCCATAACTTAAATTACGCAACAAACTCAAACGTTGATCGGCGATCGCTGCTTGGAGGCCTAAGGCAGCGGCTGGTTGATCATCAACAATTACCACATATGGTTGATTTGTAAGCTGCATACTGCTTTCCTTTCACGCCATTTTTATCAGCTTTGCAAGGTCAAAACAGGCTTTTTTGATTGCGGCTTGTGGCTGTGCTCTCCCTTGTTCGCTTGATTATACTGTGATTCAATTGCGAAAACTACCATCAATAGTCTGAGTAGTTAAAGGTAGTTGAGCATGGCAAATTCTTGCAGCAAGCTCCTTTTAGGCTGAGCCAAAGTTCAGTCGTAAAACCGATGCCCCGCCCCACGAACGGCCTATAATCAAGCAACAATCACAATCGTAGCCTTGTAGAAGGGTCGTTATGAGCAGTGAAAATCCAATTTATCCAGTGGTAACGGGCCAGCAAATTTATTTTGCGACCTTACGCCATGAGCATGTTCCGTTGTATGTACGTTGGTTTAGCGACCTTGGCATGACCGCTAATCTAGGAGCGATCGGCTTTGCTGCTACGCTTGAAGATGAAGAAGCGTGGTATCAACAAGCGTCACGTCAAAACGCCGAACGCATCACTTTTGCCATTCATATCAAAGAAACTGACCAGCCGATTGGCAACATTAGTTTGTTTGAAATCAATCATCGTCGCCAAAGTGCGGCCTTAGGCATTTTGATTGGCGAAGCGAGCCAGCGTAGCAAAGGTTATGGCACCGAAGCTGTGCGCTTGATGGCTGAATACGGCTTTTTCTTCTTGAATTTGCACAATATCAAGCTTTGGTATTACGGCTACAACGCGCGAGCTGGCCGCGCCTACGAACGCGCAGGCTTTCGCGAGGCTGGGCGAGTGCGCGGCGCAATCCCCTTGGGCAATCAGCGCTACGACGAAATTTTGATGGATATTGTGCGCGACGATGTTGATTTGCAAGCTATGAGTATGCTTGTCCCGGGAGCAAACCATGACTAAGCTGTGGCAGCCCAATCCTGCACTGCTCTATCATCTCAGCGAAGATGCCACAATTAGTCAATTTGCGCCACGTCCGCATCCACGCAAGCCTGAGCATCCACCAATCGTTTGGGCAATTCAAGGCAATCTTGTGGCAAATTATCTGTTGCCACGAGATTGCCCACGCATTTGTATACGCTGCGATCAGCAGACCAGCCCCGACGATCAAGCTCGCTTTTTTGGCTTGAGTAATGCCCAAGCAATTATTGTGGTTGAGCATGCTTGGCTTGATCGAATTCGCTCAACCACGCTGTATGCCTATGAATTTGAGCGGGCAACGTTTGAGCTTACGGATGCAGCAGCAGGCTATTGGATTAGCTTTCGCCACGTTGAACCAATCGCCATGCATCCAATTGATGATCTCTTGGGGCAGATTGTCAGTTTGGGGATTGAATTACAGATCATGCCAAATTTATGGCGTTTGCATGGCGCTGTCGCCCAATCGAGCCTGCAATTTTCGATGATTCGCATGCGCAATGCCACGGCACGTAGCGAATAGGTCACCATGGGTAGTGCTTCCTCCCCCCAGCGGTTGCGCACAGCATGCTATAATGGGCGCGTTGTCAGCCATAAGGAGCATTCTCAATGATTGACCGTATTGCAGAATTATTAGGCGATGAAGCATCGTCACTCTTAGAACATCAATCGAAAACGATTAGCAAAGATTTGATCCATCAACCAGGTCCAGATTTTGTTGATCGGGTCTGGACTGCCTCAGATCGCAGTATTCCGGTATTGCGCAACTTGCAAAGCCTCTATGGCACAGGCCGCTTGGCCAACACTGGCTACCTCTCAATTTTGCCAGTTGACCAAGGGATCGAACACTCCGCTGGTGCTTCATTTGCCCCAAATCCTGCTTATTTCGACCCTGAAAATATTGTAAAACTCGCTATCGAAGGTGGTTGTAACGCCGTTGCTTCAACCTTTGGGGTGCTGGGTTCAGTTGCCCGTAAATATGCGCATAAAATTCCGTTTGTGGTCAAAATCAACCACAACGAATTCTTATCATATCCCAACAAGTTTGACCAAATCTTGTTTGGCACAATTAAAGAAGCCCACGAAATGGGTGCTGCCGCAGTTGGCGCAACCATCTACTTTGGTTCAGCCGAATCAGGCCGCCAAATTGTTGAAGTTGCCCAAGCCTTCAAGATGGCGCACGAGTTGGGCATGGCCACAATTTTGTGGTGCTACTTGCGCAACAACGCCTTCAAGAACAGCACTACCGATTTCCATGTTTCAGCCGACTTGACCGGCCAAGCCAACCACTTGGGCGTAACAATCGAAGCCGACATCATCAAGCAAAAACTGCCTGAAAACAATGGCGGCTACAATGCAGTTACCTCAAAAGACAACCCATATGGCAAAACCGACAAGCGCATTTATAGCGAATTGACTAGCGATCATCCAATCGACTTGGTACGCTATCAAGTTGCCAACTGCTACATGGGCCGCGCCAGCTTGATCAACTCAGGTGGTGCATCGAGCGGCGAAAGCGACACCGCCGAAGCAGTACGCACCGCCGTGATCAACAAACGTGGTGGTGGTGCAGGCTTGATTTCAGGCCGCAAAGCCTTCCAACGCCCAATGGCCGAAGGTGCTGCCTTGTTGCAAGCAATCCAAGATGTTTACCTGTGCGAAGACGTTACCATCGCCTAAACATCGCGCAATCAGCCAAATCAAGCGAGTGCATAGCCTAGCTATGCGCTCGTTTTCAGTGGAGCACAATTATGGCATCCTATGATTATCGCACTCGACGCGGGGTTGATCCAATTAGTTGGCAACGCTTCGAGGAACTAACCCGCCAGCTTGCCGTGCAAATTGCCCCGTGGGGACCAGAACTCGTCTTGGGGATCGCCCGTGGGGGCTTATTTCCAGCTACCTTGCTTTCGTATGCCCTGCGCCGCGAACTCTACCCAATTCGCTTAACTCGCCGTTTTGAAGATCAAGTTGTGCGGCGTGACCCATCGTGGTTGGTTAAGCCACCCGAAAAAGTGCGCAATCGGCGGGTGCTGATCGTCGATGAGATGGCTGATTCAGGCCAAACCTTGTTGGTCGCGGCGCTGGTGGTGCGCGATATGGGGGCTGCTGATGTCAAAACTGCTGCGCTCTACGCCCATACGTGGGCTAATCCACGCCCAGATTATGTAGGGTTGTTATCAGATCAACTGATTATGAACCCGTGGGATCGCGAAATTTTGCAGGATGGTCATTTTGTCCAACACCCTGAATATACGGCGGCAATTCGCGCTCAGGATGACGAACAACCATCGGAACAACCATAAAACTATAGTAAAGTAGGACTGTTGCGCTATAGGCAATAACGACAAAATCTACTACATTGCAGCATAGTCGTTAACTTTTTTAAGGATACGCACATATGCGGGCATTGGTTGTTAGCAGTTTAAGCATTTGCTTTACCATGCTCTTAGTGGTTGCCCTCTTAACCGCGCAATCATTAGCTGGGGTAGAGCAAGCCCAAGCACAGACTATCGGGGCGCAACAAGCCGCACAAACATTTCAGCATCACATCCAACAAACGGCGGTTAATCTGGCCTTCTATCGCCTAATTGATTATGGGGCTAGTAGCATTCAATCCGCCGCCTCAATCAAGCCAATTTATATTCCAGAGCATATTTTAGGGCGCTATCAGCTGACAATGCAACGCTAACCAGCTTGCATTCAGCGCCCATTCCGTCGCCTGCTCCCGCAATGGATGGGAGCAGGCGGTCATTTTCAGTCGTGCAAACGCTCAAAATAGGCTTGCATCGCTTCGTTATGCAAGGGAAACGCCAACACTTGCGGAGCATCGATCACCACTAAGGCTTCGGTTTCGCTGCGATCAAAGTCGCTTGGCACATCAGCACGACGAATTGGCTGAGCCAAGCCAAAAATCAAAATCATGCCATCGGGCGTGCTACGCGTCCACCAATCGCGAATACTGTGCGGATCGAGCTGAAT from Chloroflexota bacterium includes these protein-coding regions:
- a CDS encoding DUF1003 domain-containing protein, producing the protein MANQTPQHDHSHQLSALATRERELIKHLIEHPTISKNTNHQFEADQTFGERLADRVAAFGGSWPFLIGFSSALLGWMLLNGLFLVKPFDPYPFILLNLVLSSVAALQAPIIMMSQSRQAAKDRLDASHDYEINLKAELEIQRLHNKIDELREAQWHELVQLQQEQIRLLNQILSQRPE
- a CDS encoding polyprenyl synthetase family protein translates to MSGSTIQFPQKFQGIFKRSQASFAPHLQVARQLLNSLNIPAPLQHVWDYVVVDNPQPSFILLPLLYLSLAEQLGGITPAHQRALPVIMLTMEAVAVMDDTVDIASQRSERATVPARFGVTQATPIATSLTATIAELAVEIDPRLVQPTMNFLRELGALQIWEVEHSYPEQAEWDEWMQQRYRQGQIATEFALNLALMYHRQAPFPATPAYFFAQIMQDVDDVVGLLEQRVQFGEGCDLQRGRVIAPLADACDNNIQLASLISQLWRKKQALLAESNQTTFQQLNQHVLEAGLATTLDRLTQIAIACEEQTPPELQAWMHDVICTFMARLSGVGLAQAQTA
- a CDS encoding response regulator transcription factor, whose protein sequence is MQLTNQPYVVIVDDQPAAALGLQAAIADQRLSLLRNLSYGCDRVSSVGDLERQLDLYPAQSIRLMVVDYAMVGRTPLHIIYRLRTNRTLHPALHPEALLIGWSAYEDVDSLFRSVGFDGFISKHLAQNEVAQAIEWIYQQRLHGAGWTCVGLPVPWATNQLIA
- a CDS encoding GNAT family N-acetyltransferase; translation: MSSENPIYPVVTGQQIYFATLRHEHVPLYVRWFSDLGMTANLGAIGFAATLEDEEAWYQQASRQNAERITFAIHIKETDQPIGNISLFEINHRRQSAALGILIGEASQRSKGYGTEAVRLMAEYGFFFLNLHNIKLWYYGYNARAGRAYERAGFREAGRVRGAIPLGNQRYDEILMDIVRDDVDLQAMSMLVPGANHD
- a CDS encoding class I fructose-bisphosphate aldolase, coding for MIDRIAELLGDEASSLLEHQSKTISKDLIHQPGPDFVDRVWTASDRSIPVLRNLQSLYGTGRLANTGYLSILPVDQGIEHSAGASFAPNPAYFDPENIVKLAIEGGCNAVASTFGVLGSVARKYAHKIPFVVKINHNEFLSYPNKFDQILFGTIKEAHEMGAAAVGATIYFGSAESGRQIVEVAQAFKMAHELGMATILWCYLRNNAFKNSTTDFHVSADLTGQANHLGVTIEADIIKQKLPENNGGYNAVTSKDNPYGKTDKRIYSELTSDHPIDLVRYQVANCYMGRASLINSGGASSGESDTAEAVRTAVINKRGGGAGLISGRKAFQRPMAEGAALLQAIQDVYLCEDVTIA
- a CDS encoding phosphoribosyltransferase is translated as MASYDYRTRRGVDPISWQRFEELTRQLAVQIAPWGPELVLGIARGGLFPATLLSYALRRELYPIRLTRRFEDQVVRRDPSWLVKPPEKVRNRRVLIVDEMADSGQTLLVAALVVRDMGAADVKTAALYAHTWANPRPDYVGLLSDQLIMNPWDREILQDGHFVQHPEYTAAIRAQDDEQPSEQP